The genomic interval CGTGCGCGTCGAGCGGCCGTCGGGGCGTGAGGTCGCCATCGGCCCTCAGAAGCTCCGAGGCCGCTCGCTCGAGATCCCAGGCGACGTCACCGCGGCGACGTATCCCGCGGCGGCCGCCGCGATCCTCGGTGGCTGGGTCACGATCACGAACGCGCGCGCCCGCGTGGAGCGCGGCGGTCAAGGCGATGCGCGCTTCTTCGAGCTGATCGAGACCATGGGCTGCCGGGTGCAGCGTCGCGGCGACAGCGTCACCGTGCGGCGCGACGGACGGCTCAACGGCATCGTCGCCAACGTCATGGACTGCTCCGACACCTTCCCCACCCTCGCCGTGATCGCGACGCAGGCAGAGACGCCGACGGAGCTGACGGGCATCGCACACACGCGCGCGCAGGAGAGCGACCGCGTCGCGGCCGTCGCGGCCGGCATCAACGCACTCGGCGGACGAGCACAGGCCTACCGCGATGCGATCCGTATCGAGCCCACCCCGCTGCACGACGGCGTCGTCGACGCCGCGGGCGACCATCGGATCGCGATGGCGTTCTCGGTGCTCGGTCTGCAGGTGCCGGGCGTCGCGATCAAAGGATGGTCGTCTGTGGGTAAGACCTTCCCCGACTTCTACGAGGTCCTGAGGGAGCTCTCCCGCTAGCTCAGCGCGCGGCGCGCCTGCGCGGCGCGTTCGAGGATCGCGTTCAGGGCCGCTGCGTCTCCAGACGCGATCGCGCGGTCGACCTCATCAAGGATCGCGCGGGCGCGCGCGAGCGCGGCGCGCACGTTCTCGCCATTCGCGAGCAGCATCGCGCTGCCAAGATCCGGTGACGTGAGTGCGAGGCGTGTGCTGTCGCCGAAGCCCGGACCGCTGAGCGATGCGAGGTTGCCGTCGACCGTCTCGGCAGCGGTGAGCGCCAGTGCTGCCGCGAACGTAAGTGGAACAGCGGAAAGGACCGCCACGATGCGGTCGTGCTGCGCCGCGGAGCAGACGGTCACCTCGCCACCGGCGTCACGCGCGATCGTGCCCGCGAGCGCCATCGCCGCGCTGTCCGAGCGCGCCGTCGGCACCACCAGGAACGGGCGCCGCTTGAGCAGCTCGGCCGACGCCGCGCCGAACCCGGCGCCGCTGCGACCGGCCATCGGATGAAGTCCGATGATGCGGCAGTCCGCGGCAGCGGATGCCGCGAACGTCTCC from Candidatus Limnocylindria bacterium carries:
- the aroA gene encoding 3-phosphoshikimate 1-carboxyvinyltransferase; the encoded protein is MQDIHPIAPVRHPLVDKRVRVPASKSVANRELVLSAIAHGRSRLELGPLDPGADVRAMATALADMGYLVSWDGATIAVTGAGDAQPAKDAVVDAQEAGTVARFGTAVAALGAREVHIDGAPRMRARPMATLVTALRKLGATIDVEALPLTVRGPLVGGEVDVPGHESSQFASALILVGARMRDGLHLRIAGPLVSAPFVDLSVSALESRGVRVERPSGREVAIGPQKLRGRSLEIPGDVTAATYPAAAAAILGGWVTITNARARVERGGQGDARFFELIETMGCRVQRRGDSVTVRRDGRLNGIVANVMDCSDTFPTLAVIATQAETPTELTGIAHTRAQESDRVAAVAAGINALGGRAQAYRDAIRIEPTPLHDGVVDAAGDHRIAMAFSVLGLQVPGVAIKGWSSVGKTFPDFYEVLRELSR
- a CDS encoding prephenate dehydrogenase; protein product: MNIGVAGLGLIGGSLALALKEHHRVTGFDTDPKTRDAARAAGIDVAGALEALLPADAVIVATPMHAVVPTLEALAPRAGTAVLLDVASVRGPVETFAASAAADCRIIGLHPMAGRSGAGFGAASAELLKRRPFLVVPTARSDSAAMALAGTIARDAGGEVTVCSAAQHDRIVAVLSAVPLTFAAALALTAAETVDGNLASLSGPGFGDSTRLALTSPDLGSAMLLANGENVRAALARARAILDEVDRAIASGDAAALNAILERAAQARRALS